The Lineus longissimus chromosome 10, tnLinLong1.2, whole genome shotgun sequence genome segment GTGAATGGGGTACTTAATTGACTTCCAAATCATGAATATTCGGTCCCAAGTGTCTCATATAAACCTCGTTATAGTCAAGAGTTCTATTCTTTGTTTGTTTATCTGCCCCCGGAGGAGCCTACAAAAATTGCAAAGCAGCCCGTGAGGGCGTCAATGCGGGGTATTGGGTATAGTTTTCAACTAGCAATAACCGCGCCTCGGATAAACCTCATTGGCTACGGTACCGCCACTGCGCAAAGCTAACGATTCAAGGCGCCAAGCGTTTCTATTTACCCCTATCACCATGTTACCCATGGTATAGATTCTTGTCGCAGTTTTAAACTTACTGCATCTTTATCACACTTAATTCAATATAAATGGCACAAATGCACCTTTATATATGttaaaatgtttgtaaataatatTCTAAtgcttttcctttttctttaaaTTGTTCAGGTATAGGTATACAGTAAGAGTTAGCGCAGATTCCATTTGAAGGTTAATTCTATGGCGCTCCATGCAACAGGTTTTCTGGTGTTTCTCTCGATCCAATATGGCTGGCCCATGAAATAAAAACAGTGGAAAATACTTGTTAATTTTTTCTGATTTAATTGTGAAATAATCATACCTTGGCATCATGAATTTGGTATGAAGCTTGTGAAGTTGTTATTCTATCTATTTCACATCAAATGCTATAAAACTTCATGTGAGATTGATAAAAAAAACCAATCAAAATTAGGCAAAAAGTACTCCTCAGCTCAAACTAAAGCCTGTCAAGGTGCTGTAGTGCAGCTGTTGTGTACATcatcacacacacacacacacacacacaaacattgGTATGCTGTATTCATTAATCACGTATGACTTCAAGAAGCTACTAGTACCGTTACTTATGGATATGAATTTGACATTCCATGAGGTGATGCCGGTCATCATAGCTTCAAGGCGCAAGGGTCCAATATTGTTTTGGTACCACAAGAAGCTCCAGATAGATAGTGGATGCTGGAGTTAGTTGGACATGTATTTACTGTATTTACCGGTATTGTTAAAATTTGACTGGCATTCCATCTTTCAGAGTCCAAATGACAAGAAGAGGTTACAGACGTTCATGTCAGACATGCTAAAGATTGGCTGTCTGCAAGGCCTCCGATATATAGACATGTACATGAGAGGAAGGGAAGAACTCGTCATCAACATTCCAAACGAACCCAATAGGGTAAGGAATAGGAAACAATGAAGTATTCCGACACTAGAATTGTTTTTACCCTTTCCATGTCAATCTTGTATAACTACAAGTCATCTATTCTTTAGAGTATATCTTCAGACCTTGAATACTTGTCTTGGTAAAGCCCTATTTGTCTAAATTCATGATTTTCAAacgtctttttcttcttcaggatCCGTCAATTGTGTCACCTCCTTTGAGCCCCTTGGATTCAAACTCGACATTCTCTCCTGGTAGTAGCTACGGTTCTGGAAGTCTCGCCGCGCAGCTAGCACAGATGGAATCCTTCCCTCCAGCCTCACCGAATGAAGACACCATGAAAGAGGTAAGTCACTCCCAAAATCGTTCAAATGAGATGTAAATTGAGGTTGCATGTGTGACCAGTATCTTTGCTGGGGCAAACAAAAGACCCTATCCTAGTGGACAGAAGCTCAAGATTGACTCTTCTCCCTGATCAGACCAAAGACAGAGTCACCCATCCTTATGGCATGCAAAAAAGTCCTGATGATGTAGTACTCCTTGAAGAATTTTACCCTGAGGTCAAAGCAAAGGCAGAAGAAAGAGTTGGTGAACTGAACCCAAGGGTTAACTCTGAGTACCATTTCAATCGTCTTTTACCCATTATCTGTTGTCATGTTTGATGCAATCTTTTTCCAGGATCCAAACAAGACCATGTTCCTCCTTGCCTGTTACACTCGCTACAACCGACCTCTAGTCTGGGCAAGGACGAATCAAGAACGTTTAAAACTGATTTTAGGATCATCCAAGATAGATCAGGATAATCCGTTAGCGCTCAAATCAACAACATTATGGAAAGATAAAGGTAGGTTATATTTTTTAAACCTGAGATTCCTGGAAGTGTGATAATACTGGTTTCTGACAGCTTTCAAAAGTAAAGCTCCACCCAGAGAAGTTAACAACACCTGCTTTGGATTTCAATATATGTGACCGATCCTGGTTGATggatccaaatttttttcagacatttttatATAAGGTCCAAACATTTGGTATTTTACTGGAGTTTAGTATATTTCACCTGTAAAAAATAGAACTCTCCATGTTTCAGAGGTGAAGATATGGGAGATCTTAGCTGAGCTAGTTCGCGTCAACACACGTCCGCATCCGTCCAATCCCTTTGCTATAGACTGGGACTACTTGGAGACACTATCACTACAGGAACGAATCCTACTCTCTGCATCTCTTATTAACTTCCTGCAGCGTGTAATACAACACCAGCCTGGTGACAGGTCATACAGTGCTAAAGGTAAGAAAGTCAGGGAGAATTCGAATGTGTTAGAGATAGATGGTCATTTTGAGGAACTGCAGCATGCCGCATTTCCAGCATATTGAAAAAGCTTCCACACTCAGTTCATTGAACTTTGTACAGTATATCTTATGAAGTTGAGAGCACTCTGAACATTCTATATCATTGATATGACTCTGGCATGACATAACTTTATAATTTCGTTAATGAAttcttgatgattttttttcttcagttcttGAAGACATTGCCAAATtgaacaaaaaacattttgaaggtCTCCATGCGTTGATACATCAAGGAGGATTACCGATCTTGGAGAAACAGTCAAAACCCCAAGCTGTCGTTCGTAACCTAGGATCACGGACACAACGATATCCATCGGGGAATAATAAATATCAGTACTGAATAGATGGACTCAAAGATTGTGCATTTGGATATTTGTGTATTATTTTCAAGCAAATTTTCATCATATTTGTGTTCGATATTTTAGAGCAAATGAAATGTGCTATTTAAAAGAGTGAACATTTTGTAACAAGTACAGATTGTGTTAGTGTGTTATCTTTGCAACAGTTGGAACAACAGCTGAATTGTGACCAAGGGTAAACACCAAAAACATTCAC includes the following:
- the LOC135494878 gene encoding uncharacterized protein LOC135494878; protein product: MNLSPNDKKRLQTFMSDMLKIGCLQGLRYIDMYMRGREELVINIPNEPNRDPSIVSPPLSPLDSNSTFSPGSSYGSGSLAAQLAQMESFPPASPNEDTMKEDPNKTMFLLACYTRYNRPLVWARTNQERLKLILGSSKIDQDNPLALKSTTLWKDKEVKIWEILAELVRVNTRPHPSNPFAIDWDYLETLSLQERILLSASLINFLQRVIQHQPGDRSYSAKVLEDIAKLNKKHFEGLHALIHQGGLPILEKQSKPQAVVRNLGSRTQRYPSGNNKYQY